In one Dama dama isolate Ldn47 chromosome 5, ASM3311817v1, whole genome shotgun sequence genomic region, the following are encoded:
- the LOC133057768 gene encoding uncharacterized protein LOC133057768 isoform X3 — translation MSRRSAPLQTPGCPVSLLGQRRGQRSWPSRPGREGSAGRRLPGRFLPLASATGDSNRYHRRTIEPELPAQCFLTCPCDLHTPCHLLFDVTITREGPRADSTTGVRFPELKIKKLHPSDPLPLTVLQSWLLYLPAERAAGRDPPGPAPVWPPAASQSKTNSGPGAGRIPLRNLLSTFYGASSFGSS, via the exons ATGAGCCGGAGAAGTGCCCCCCTGCAGACACCCGGGTGTCCCGTCAGCCTGCTGGGAcagaggaggggacagaggagctggccgTCCCGCCCCGGCCGAGAGGGGAGCGCGGGAAGGAGACTTCCTGGAAGATTCCTACCCCTCGCTT CAGCCACAGGAGACTCAAACAGGTACCATAGACGGACAATAGAGCCAGAGCTCCCTGCGCAATGCTTTCTG ACCTGCCCATGTGACCTGCATACTCCCTGCCACCTTCTTTTTGACGTCACCATCACCAGAGAGGGGCCCAGGGCAG ACTCAACCACTGGAGTGCGCTTTCCtgagttaaaaataaagaagctCCATCCCTCCGACCCCCTCCCACTGACCGTCCTGCAGTCATGGCTACTGTACCTGCCAGCAGAGCGGGCAGCCGGCCGAGACCCTCCAGGGCCGGCCCCAGTCTGGCCGCCTGCAGCCTCCCAGAGCAAGACGAATTCCGGGCCTGGGGCCGGCCGCATTCCTCTCCGGAATCTTCTCTCCACTTTTTATGGTGCCTCAAGTTTCGGCAGTTCCTAA
- the LOC133057768 gene encoding uncharacterized protein LOC133057768 isoform X2, with protein sequence MSRRSAPLQTPGCPVSLLGQRRGQRSWPSRPGREGSAGRRLPGRFLPLASTGDSNRYHRRTIEPELPAQCFLTCPCDLHTPCHLLFDVTITREGPRADSTTGVRFPELKIKKLHPSDPLPLTVLQSWLLYLPAERAAGRDPPGPESSLHFLWCLKFRQFLNKYDPATLCPGDCCRVYWCKQPGPACCFGSSSRSAWKEI encoded by the exons ATGAGCCGGAGAAGTGCCCCCCTGCAGACACCCGGGTGTCCCGTCAGCCTGCTGGGAcagaggaggggacagaggagctggccgTCCCGCCCCGGCCGAGAGGGGAGCGCGGGAAGGAGACTTCCTGGAAGATTCCTACCCCTCGCTT CCACAGGAGACTCAAACAGGTACCATAGACGGACAATAGAGCCAGAGCTCCCTGCGCAATGCTTTCTG ACCTGCCCATGTGACCTGCATACTCCCTGCCACCTTCTTTTTGACGTCACCATCACCAGAGAGGGGCCCAGGGCAG ACTCAACCACTGGAGTGCGCTTTCCtgagttaaaaataaagaagctCCATCCCTCCGACCCCCTCCCACTGACCGTCCTGCAGTCATGGCTACTGTACCTGCCAGCAGAGCGGGCAGCCGGCCGAGACCCTCCAGGG CCGGAATCTTCTCTCCACTTTTTATGGTGCCTCAAGTTTCGGCAGTTCCTAAATAAATACGATCCAGCTACTCTCTGCCCTGGGGACTGCTGCAGGGTTTACTGGTGCAAACAGCCTGGGCCGGCCTGTTGCTTTGGGAGTTCTTCCAGGTCAGCGTGGAAGGAGATCTAG
- the LOC133057768 gene encoding uncharacterized protein LOC133057768 isoform X1, translated as MSRRSAPLQTPGCPVSLLGQRRGQRSWPSRPGREGSAGRRLPGRFLPLASATGDSNRYHRRTIEPELPAQCFLTCPCDLHTPCHLLFDVTITREGPRADSTTGVRFPELKIKKLHPSDPLPLTVLQSWLLYLPAERAAGRDPPGPESSLHFLWCLKFRQFLNKYDPATLCPGDCCRVYWCKQPGPACCFGSSSRSAWKEI; from the exons ATGAGCCGGAGAAGTGCCCCCCTGCAGACACCCGGGTGTCCCGTCAGCCTGCTGGGAcagaggaggggacagaggagctggccgTCCCGCCCCGGCCGAGAGGGGAGCGCGGGAAGGAGACTTCCTGGAAGATTCCTACCCCTCGCTT CAGCCACAGGAGACTCAAACAGGTACCATAGACGGACAATAGAGCCAGAGCTCCCTGCGCAATGCTTTCTG ACCTGCCCATGTGACCTGCATACTCCCTGCCACCTTCTTTTTGACGTCACCATCACCAGAGAGGGGCCCAGGGCAG ACTCAACCACTGGAGTGCGCTTTCCtgagttaaaaataaagaagctCCATCCCTCCGACCCCCTCCCACTGACCGTCCTGCAGTCATGGCTACTGTACCTGCCAGCAGAGCGGGCAGCCGGCCGAGACCCTCCAGGG CCGGAATCTTCTCTCCACTTTTTATGGTGCCTCAAGTTTCGGCAGTTCCTAAATAAATACGATCCAGCTACTCTCTGCCCTGGGGACTGCTGCAGGGTTTACTGGTGCAAACAGCCTGGGCCGGCCTGTTGCTTTGGGAGTTCTTCCAGGTCAGCGTGGAAGGAGATCTAG